The sequence ATAAAGACTAGATCGACGCCGGCTTTTTCGAGGAGGGCCAGATCGCGTGCTGTGTCACGTGGATAGCGGGCGTAATCTTCGTGAGGGCCAAACTGGGTCGGATTAACAAAGATACTCACTGCGACTGCCGGACATTCGCGGCGAGCCTGTTCCACCAGTGCCAGATGCCCTTGGTGCAGATACCCCATGGTTGGCACGAATCCGAGAGTGCTGAATGCCGATCGTGCTCGACGAAACTCAGCGATTGTATGTAAGACTTCCATACCGGTGTTCCTCGTTGATATGATCAACATTGATCAAAGTGTTTTACATGCTTCTGCGCGAGATTCTTTTGGTCGATCCCGCCCGCTCCTAATCAATGTTCCCTTTTTCATCTCTGTTATGAGGAAAGGGCAGAGGAGTGCAAAGAACCGACTAAGACTGCTTCACGTCGTCTGATCAATATTGGATAGCGCTGCTGCCAGTTCTGCCGGGTCCATCCGACTACTATGTTCAGGGCCCGGAAATGTTCCATTTCGTACATCATGCGCATATTGGTTCAGAGCTTCTGAGATCGTTTTGGCCAGTTCGGCATAGCGACGTGCGTGGCGCGGAAGAAAATCGCTGTACAGACCGAGTAAATCATGCCAGACCTGCACCTGTCCACTACAGCCAGCCCCGGCGCCAATGCCAATGGTTGGGATCCGTAACCGTTCGGTGATCGCCTGAGCCAACTCTGCCGGTACCAATTCGAGCACGAGCGCAAACGCACCAGCTTCCTGAACTGCCAGCGCATCGGCAATCAATTGCTGGGCCTCGTTCGCCTGCTTTCCCTGTACCCGTAGCCCGATCTGATTGACCGATTGCGGTGTGAAGCCGATATGCCCCATCACCGGAATGCCTAACGCGACCAGTCGGGCAATAATCGGTGCGACATGCACACCGCCTTCCAACTTCACCGCCTGAGCACCAGCCTCCTGAAGCATCCGCCCTGCACTCTGGATTGCCTGCTCTGGTGAAGTGTAAGTAAGAAATGGTAAATCACCGATGACTAAAGCCTTCTGGGTACCACGTACCACGGCCCGCGTATGATGAATCATCTCGTCAAGCGTCACCGGCACTGTAGATTGGTGACCCAATACCACCATTCCGAGTGAGTCGCCAACCAGGATCATC comes from Chloroflexus sp. Y-396-1 and encodes:
- the panB gene encoding 3-methyl-2-oxobutanoate hydroxymethyltransferase, whose translation is MRTTIRDIQLMRDRGERIPMITAYDYTSAQIADRAGIPMILVGDSLGMVVLGHQSTVPVTLDEMIHHTRAVVRGTQKALVIGDLPFLTYTSPEQAIQSAGRMLQEAGAQAVKLEGGVHVAPIIARLVALGIPVMGHIGFTPQSVNQIGLRVQGKQANEAQQLIADALAVQEAGAFALVLELVPAELAQAITERLRIPTIGIGAGAGCSGQVQVWHDLLGLYSDFLPRHARRYAELAKTISEALNQYAHDVRNGTFPGPEHSSRMDPAELAAALSNIDQTT